CAAGCCCTAAAAAGCTTAGACTACTTGTTGAAATAACAGCTCCACCAATTGTTAGTGTTGCTTTAACAATCATTGGTGCTAATGAATTAGGGACGATATGCTTAAAGATGATTGCAGCATCAGAAGCACCTAATGCTCTAGCTGATTCTACAAATTCAAAATTAGTGAGTTGCATAACATTCGCCCGCATCGTACGAGCGTATGTAGGAATAGCTCCAACACTAAGAGCAATGATTAAATTAACCGTATTGGCTCCAAACGCAGCAATTATTGCAATAGCTAGTAAAATACCAGGAATCGCATATAAAATATCAAGGCTACGCATGATGATGTTGTCTGTGGCTTTGCCATAAAAGCCTGAAAACGCTCCAAGCACTCCTCCAATAAGTGCTGGAATAATGGTTGAGAAAAAGCCAACAATCAACGATATTTGTGCACCGAAAATAATACGAGAAAATAAATCTCTACCATAATTATCTGTGCCTAGTGGGTATTCCAGTGACGGTGTTTGTAACAAAGCTCCGTAGTTATTTTCGGTAGCCAAATCATAGTCGAATGTCCACGAGCTTGTGACAGATAATGAAAACATTAAAACTATGAAAAATAACCCGAAAACAGCCATTGTATTACGCAAAATCTTTTCCCAAATGTTTTGCCATTTTTCTATCGATGATGGATTTGTCTTTCGTGCCTTTTGAATAAGGCAATAACCTAGTAATGTGGCAAAAAGATTGCCAGTAAAAGTCGCACATAATAGCAATATACCAGGCAACAGCATCCATTTTGGGGCAGATTTTTGTGTAACAAATTTGGTACATAAAATTAGCATTACAATATAAAAGAGTGCAAGGCATAGGAAAAGCCCCATTGCTAGTAAAAAGGTATCTGTCA
This genomic stretch from Lysinibacillus pakistanensis harbors:
- a CDS encoding ABC transporter permease, translated to MKNILHVKLLLKITQEYVNAHFTFVFSFLFSLLFLAYSYDFSSQSLRPIVCAIFIIYAITTAYVGFLTVRIKQNLAKLGDIPKSTRLLGYPLFLTVATGNIFSASFAFMLVSKKKTAEYTFAAYAFITQLFIIGISALNLFKPYVTDTFLLAMGLFLCLALFYIVMLILCTKFVTQKSAPKWMLLPGILLLCATFTGNLFATLLGYCLIQKARKTNPSSIEKWQNIWEKILRNTMAVFGLFFIVLMFSLSVTSSWTFDYDLATENNYGALLQTPSLEYPLGTDNYGRDLFSRIIFGAQISLIVGFFSTIIPALIGGVLGAFSGFYGKATDNIIMRSLDILYAIPGILLAIAIIAAFGANTVNLIIALSVGAIPTYARTMRANVMQLTNFEFVESARALGASDAAIIFKHIVPNSLAPMIVKATLTIGGAVISTSSLSFLGLGIEPHIPEWGNILKVGSTYLETHSYVAIFPGLCIMLLVLSFNFLGDGLRDALDPKTN